The nucleotide sequence ACCATAGTCAATCAATCCATTTCCATTACCTGAAGCATCGTTAACTATACAGGAATCCGCAACTACATAAGCACCTTCAGCAGGAACAACAGAAATATTAGAAGAGTATCTGTAGTAGTTTTGCTTTGTTACAGTCAGTACTACAGTATTTACAGGAGTTATAAATGGAATCGGGATTGTGACCGGTGACCCTGTTCCTTCGGCAACACCAATTATTTCCCCGTTAAGTGTAAGTGAAATCAATGAATAATTATCAGCGGTAACTACAAACTGAGTTTGCCCGCTAATTATTACCGGATCATGAATTACAGTAAGATTCTGCGGCATCTCGGAATAAACTGTAGAGAATGCATCACCGTGATGATGAAACAGATAATATGTTACCATTTTGTTGCTTGTATTGTATGGCCAGTTTGAGTATTGCAGAAAATACTTGCCGGTTACATTTCCGAATGCCGGAAGAATTCTGTCAGGACCCGGATTTCCATAGTCAGGCATAAAGTTTGGCCACATCCCATCAAACATTCCCCAAACATAAGTATCATTAACAAAAGAGTAGGAGATTTCTGTTGCTGCAATAATTCCAAGCGCGCCTTTTTGATGACGGTGAAAAGCTTCTGCAAAACATTCACCGCTCCAATTAAATTTTCCTGTAAGACAGTTAATAGACATAACGAAAATAAGATCATTATTGTTTAGCCCAGCCAGGTTGGAATTAGTATAATCGGGCTCACCCCATCCGGTTTCCAGTCCATGATCACGATGCTGTATCATGAACGCACCATTGTTTATGTCATTATTTATCCGTGTTGCATTCCCTCCCCAATCTGTTAAGTATGCAGGTGAAGTTGGAATATAACCTCTCCCGCTTGGACCAAAATAATTAACTACAAGGTTTGTGTTGGTTGCAGTTGACCATGTTGAAAATGGAGGCGAACCGCTGTAAATAGCATTTTCCCGAACCGGCGTTTTACCTAATTGATATTGCCAGAAACCGTTAACAGTTTCAGAGCAAATCTGGAACCACCGTTCTGTCTGCCAGCCCAAAGCAGTTATTGGTTTGTTATAAAAGTTTGGATTTGTCGGAGGTGTTCGCTCATACTTTAAAAATTTATTTATCATTGTTTGCAGATGAGTTGCGTTTTGAGCTGTCATTCGTGCTGTGACAATATCTGCCATATTATCTCCGTTCACATCAGCATAAATATGATCAGACACGCAGTAATTATCCCACGTAGGACAATGAACAGTATTTCCGGAAGTTCCATAATCTCCTAAGAACAATATTGCAACCGGAGGAATATTCCATGTATTATATGCATTGTTAATGTAACTCTCAATCAATGTAGAATTGTTTCCGCCAATTTCCGTTGTTGTAACAATACCTGTCCTTATTCCCTGTAATGTTCTGAATTGTTTTATCGAATCTGCCCACGCAAGGAACGTTGGATCATTCGGGCATATAATCAAGTATTCAAAATCTTCAGCATCCGCACCCGATTGGAACTGATATTCAACTTTGGGCAGCGAATTAAAATTTATCAGAATGTTATTAAGTATCGGGTCAAACCACCGGTTTCGCAAACGATTATCTCCAAAATGTCCGTTGCCGCCAATGAAATTAACTTCAACTTTTATGTCTCTATAGACAATCAACTCTTTTGTAACCGGATTGTATTGAAACGGTGTGATTCCGAGCTGAACAACATCAACACCTCTGATTTCAGTTGGCTCAGAGAGTATTACTGGTTCAGCCGGATAAAATGCGTTGGAAGCATAAATTCTCTCATCCTTAATATAACTGAGAGGACCGTCTTCATTACCTTTTGGAATACGAAATGCCGGTGCTACTTCAACATTCTCAAATGATTCGGTTCGGGTTGCTGTAATATTAAAGCTTGCTCTTGCACCCTCGGGTATCATTATAAATCTCGAAGTTCCAGCAAGATCCGGTGCGCCTTCATCGTTAGGCAGGAAAACTCCTGGAATATGTACGGACTTCATCGAAGTTCCGTTAACAGTTACTTCCTGCATTTCAAACTGATGAATTGAAAAATTCAATTTCACTCCCGTAACATTTTCAGTTTCAATACTGAATCCCTGTGAGCCCCAGCCATCGGAGTAATTAATTACCTGCCCATGCAAATTCAAATTTGAAAATGAGAAGGCAGCGAGGATCGATAATAGTTTAAATGAACTATTAGTAAAAAATCGGAAAATATTTTCCTTCATTATTACCTCCACAAATTTAAACTGTACTAAACAGTACGTAGTAAATGAAAAAATGAAAGCCTACGAATTATTACAGAGCACAGGAGTGTTTTGGTTTAAATAAATACTGGTAAGTCCCCCTGAGAAGATTTTCAAAATCTTAGACTTGCTCTTAATCAAGTAGTAAGCTATGGTTAATTAATTTATAAAATATTTAAATGCGACTGACAACTATTGCAATCGTTATACAAAAATCGGTATATATCTTTTAAATGAAAAGCATCAATTGCTGAATGGAAATTAATTTATTAGATTTTCTTTATAAATGAAATGATAACCAACTATTTTTAATAGCATGAACACTTCTATCAGCAGTGCAGAATCCTGCATACTCATCTATTTCAACATTTACTAACCGTGAAACTTTAATAACCCGATAATATTTGTTTAAAGAATATCTGATCATTCCAGCTTTCTCATCAATAATTTTACGGGATACATAAATTCATTTTAAAAATAAAAAGCCCTGCTTAACAAGCAAGGTTTTATTAAAACTTTTATCGGTGTCTTTTTATTTCACAAAAATCTTCGCAAAGTGGGAATCCTGACCTGTCTGCTCACCTCGCTTCCGCTTCGGCGGAGCAGGTTAAGTGACATATCACCTAAGCATCACCATTTTTTTTGTTTCTGTGTAGTTCCCAATCTGAATTGTATAGAAATAAATTCCGCTCGTCAAGACCGAGCCTGATCGGCTTGGTAACGATGCTGTGTTAAGCTCTATCTCATAACTGCCTGCTTGTTTTATTTCATTAACGAGTGTTGCAATTTCGTTTCCCAAAATATCATAGACAACAAGCCTCACCCCCTGCCCCTCTCCAAAGGAGAGGGGAGAATTTGGAATTGTAAATTTAATTTTCGTTGATGGATTAAAAGGATTAGGATAATTTTGATATAAATTAAATCCGGTAATCAAATTATTATTCTCTTCTGATGTTCCGGTTGATGAACCAGCGTTAATCCATTCAGTATAAATAATGCAGGTTAATTTGTACGAAGCTCTTTGAAACAATCCGATGGTAAAACCTTTTGCAATCTCCCAAAACTTATTGTAGTATGTCGTGCTATTATGATTGCCTGCATAAGCTTCAGCAACTGAATCAGCATAAAGAACAGAATCTACGTATTGATAATTATCGTATATCATTTCAAAAACAAAATCAGGCAGATTATCAATGTATTGAAGTGTATCTCCTTCATAAACTATCTGTGACTGAAAGTTTTGAATCATTGTTGATTCATATCTCGAATGAACTCCATACTGGTTGGTGTATTGTCCATTATAATTTCTTGTGATGTGCAAAGGATTATGTGCATCGCCAATGTAATGCCCGAGATCTGCTGCAACCAGCATTGCTTTGTGCATATCATTCATCTCAAATAATGTTTGAATCGAATCAGCAGTTTTAAGTATTGCCCACGGAAGAATTCCCTGATCCATCACAAAAGAGTAACCGTGCATTGCAACAAGCGAATCAAAATCTTGTGAGATTCTGCCTGTCGCAATAAATTCAGGATAATTATCAATATCTATAAAATGCTTTGGAGCTTCGTCAGGGTCCCAGGATTTTCTATAATCAGCATCAGATGCATGAGCTTCAAGAGAATCTGCCCAGGTTTCAAAGAATTCCATTTCTGGGTGCGCAGATAGTATTGTGTTATAATTTATAATTTTATGTCCGACATTTCCCCAGCCAAGAAAAACAAATGAAACCAGGACAATCAATGCAAAAATTAAATTCGTTTTAGTAAATGATTTTCTTTTATTTGATTTCAGAAACATTTTATTCAATTTTAATTAATCTATAACAAACATATATACGTTAATACACTTGCACAATGAAAATTTTCCTTGAGATATTTTTAAAATTAATGCGATCGATAGATGCAGATGAGAAATGACCTTTATCGTTCAATTGAATTATTTAGATTTTGATTTCTCTCTTATTCCCAGGAATTTCAGAGATTCATTCTTGTCGGTAGTAACTTTTAAATTGAGCCCACGATTTCTTGCAACTATTTCTCCAAACCTGCGGGGATCAATTATTGGTTCATTTCCACAAACAGACACGGTTATCCTTTTTAAACCTTTTTCCAAATATTTCAGAGACTCATACGCTGTGAACTCGCCAAAATAATATCTCTGAATGGTGGTTATTTCTCCTTTAACTTTATAAGCATCAAGAAACAATTTGGAGAGATCATTTTCCAAGAGTGCTTCCAGTGCATCTGTATACATTCTCTTTACTTCCGAAAGAGAAAAATGTCCTGAGACGGTAACACTCAGATAATTATCTTTAACTTTAAAAGAATATTTGAGTGGAGATTTTTTTTGCACAAATAGTTTTTCAGTTTAAGTTTTCTAAATATAATAAATGAGAATTGAACAAATCATAAAAACGTAAATTGATTATTTTAAATCCTTATCAAATGTAAATACGAAACAGATTCAGAAACAAATTTATGCAGTTAATCGGAGATAGAATTACTTCACCTTCACTACAACCATTGTCATATCCGAATTATAAATTGAGTTAAGTAGATTCAAATAATTTATTAATTCAATAACTCCAATCCGTATGACTGATTGGGATTTTGTTTAATTCTTGTCTTTGTTGTTTCCACTGTGGAAGAAATTGATTCATATATGCTTTGAATTTATAGTTGTGCTTGCGTTCTAGTAAATGAACCATCTCGTGAACAATTATATATTCTAAACAATGAATTGGTTTTTTTGCTAATTCAAGATTGATCCAGATTCTTTTGACATTGGTGTTACAAGTTCCCCACCTGGTTTTCATTCTTTTTATTGCCCACTCGTCAACTTTCACATTCATTACCTTTTCCCAATTTTCAATGTAAGCTGGAATAAGTTCTTTCAGTCTTTCACGATACCAATCGTTTAATATTTCCTGTCTTTTCTCTCCTGGTGTATCGGGCTTGATGTATAATTCAATTGTATCGTGTTTAATTTCTACTTTTGGTGGATAGTTATGTTCTATAACTTTCAATAAATATCTTTTACCTAAATAATAATGGCTTTCTCTAGTAATAAATTCTCTTTGTGTTTCTCTCTCCTGATTTTTCATTCTTTGTTGTTGTTTTTTTATCCAGCTTAATTTAGAGATTGCGAAGATTCTCAGAGTATCGAGTTTTATTCTATGCGGAGAAGACATTCTTACTCTGCCTGAAGGAGGATGAACACTAAGATGTATGTTCTTTATATCCTTAAAGAATACATCAATGGAGATTTCACCTAAGTTTATTTTTTGTCTATCAATAATCACTTTGCTGCTTGATGATTAAAAATATTCTTTCAACTTCATCTTTACTTTTCATTATTTTATAAATGGCAGCTTTGATTTCATTTTCCTTCTGTGGATTACCTCTGAAATCAGCTTTCTTTGTATATCGAACTGCTTCATCAATCTTTAGTGCTAAGTCCTGATCTTTACTCAGGTTGTTATACAATGCAATATGAGCATTAGTTGTTATTCCTATTGGTAAATCAACACTCTTCCTATCATTGACTCTTTTAGCAAGTGCGGCTATTTTTTTCAAATATTTTTCGTATTCAATTGCACCAATTCTTCTTTCGTAAACAATTTCATCTAACAGTTTTGACATTTCTTCAAAGTAAGCAGGGTCAATCAGATATTCTTTTATAATCTTTTGTCTAACATTATTCTCAATAGTTTCCTGTATTGCCTGTCTATTCTCTCTGATACCTTTTGGCAAATTATTAATTGCATCGGCAATTCCACTATTAACGATTATATCAAGCAGAGTTTGATCACCAAATGGTGAAATAGTTTTACTTTCTTCTGCCTGAATATAATTATCAATTAAAAATCGCATATCAGCTTCATAGGTTTTTAGATCAATAACTTCTCCACTTGCACGTTTTATTTCTTCACGAAGTTTTAAGTAAAAATTTAATGTCTCTTTCAATTCGTCAAGTTCTTTGGGTGTATAACCAGCCTGATCTATTTCATCTGCAATGTTTGCATAAGCTCTTATTAGTGAAGCAACATTTTTATAGAGAGCAATTCTTCTAACTTCAGTTGCTTTGAGATCATCCTTGTTTTCAGGATTACCACAAAAGAATCTTATATATTCAAATGTTCCTCTTGGTGGTTCAACAGGTTCACATAATAAATTTAATTCTTCGATTGCATTGTCCAATCTTTCTTTTCCTTTTTCGAGTCTGGTCTTAAGCATAATGTCAACGTCTTCTTTTTCAAATTCATCATAATCTAAATCAGCGGTATAAACGGCAACAGCGTTTTCTACTCTCTTGAATAAATCTTTATAATCAACAACATACCCAAATTGTTTGTCTTCACCATCCAATCGGTTTACTCTGCAAATTGCTTGAAACAATCCGTGATCCTGCATACTCTTATCAATGTATAGATAAGTACAAGGAGGTGCATCAAATCCAGTTAAGAGTTTATCTACAACAACAAGCAAACGCATATTTGAAGGTTCCTTAATAAACTTTTTCTTTGCTTCATCCTCATAAGTTTCAGTGTTTTTACCATTCAATAAATTGATGTATGTATTGTAAATAAATTCTTTTTCAGTATCCGTGTTAGCTCCGGTATCTTCAGTAACAATGTCTTTTGTACTTGGATTGTATGATGTGATAATTGCACACTTATTTCTTAGTTCTGTTTTCTGAAATAGTTCAAAGTATCTGCTTGCTTCATAAATGCTACTTGAGACAAGGATTGCATTGCCTCTATCTGAATTGAGACGTGGCTTTGTATTAAAATCATAGATTATATCTTTAACGATCATATCAAGTCGTGAAGCAGAACTTAATACCTTCTGCATTGTTCCCCATTTTTTCTTTAGTTCAGATTTTTGATAATCATTCAATCCTTTTGTCTTTGCTTCAAACCAGGCATCTATTTTTTGAGGCGATGAAATTTTCTGATCTATGTCTCTCGCTTCATAAACTAAATCTAAAACTACTCCATCTTCCACAGCTTCATTAAATTTATAGGTATGAATATATCTGCCAAAAACTTCGAGACTTGTTTGTTTATCTTGTTTGAGCAATGGTGTTCCTGTGAAACCAATAAACGTAGCATTCTTCATTATTGCTTTCATCGTTTTGTGGAGTTTACCGGATTGAGTTCGATGACATTCATCCACAAATACAAAAATATCACCGTAAGTTTTTGAGGGAGCTTCTTGAAGTTCCTTAATGAACTGATCAAAGTTATCTACATCTTTTTTACCGAACTTATGCACTAATGAACAGAACATTCTGGGGAGTGGATTACCAAGTTTTTCCATCAGCTCTCTACCGCTTCTTGTACGAACTATTTTTTCACCAGCATCATTATAAACTCGTTCAATCTGTTTATCGAGTTCATCTCTGTCTGTAATTATAACTACTCGTGCTTGAGGATTATTTTCTAACAACCATTTGGAAAGCCAAACCATTACAAGACTTTTACCACTGCCTTGTGTGTGCCAGATAATTCCACCTTCGTGACGACTGCAAAAACTCTGGGCTTCTTTGACACCAAAAAACTGATGATGGCGTGGGAGTTTTTTTATTCCTGCATCGAATAAAACATAATCGTAGATCAGTTCAAGGAATCTTTTTTTATCGCAAAGGATGGTGAGATATTTGTCCAAAAGTAATTGAGATGAGTCTTCTTCATTCTCATTCCAGTTGAGATAATATTTTTCAGGCGTTCCTATTGTTCCGTATCTTAAACCTTCAGTATCATTACCAGCAAATATGAATTGAACTGTTGAAAAAAATTGCTCGATAAATTCTTTTTTCTGATTTACAATGCTTTGTCTTATTCCTTCACCGATTGA is from Ignavibacteriota bacterium and encodes:
- a CDS encoding T9SS type A sorting domain-containing protein, with the protein product MKENIFRFFTNSSFKLLSILAAFSFSNLNLHGQVINYSDGWGSQGFSIETENVTGVKLNFSIHQFEMQEVTVNGTSMKSVHIPGVFLPNDEGAPDLAGTSRFIMIPEGARASFNITATRTESFENVEVAPAFRIPKGNEDGPLSYIKDERIYASNAFYPAEPVILSEPTEIRGVDVVQLGITPFQYNPVTKELIVYRDIKVEVNFIGGNGHFGDNRLRNRWFDPILNNILINFNSLPKVEYQFQSGADAEDFEYLIICPNDPTFLAWADSIKQFRTLQGIRTGIVTTTEIGGNNSTLIESYINNAYNTWNIPPVAILFLGDYGTSGNTVHCPTWDNYCVSDHIYADVNGDNMADIVTARMTAQNATHLQTMINKFLKYERTPPTNPNFYNKPITALGWQTERWFQICSETVNGFWQYQLGKTPVRENAIYSGSPPFSTWSTATNTNLVVNYFGPSGRGYIPTSPAYLTDWGGNATRINNDINNGAFMIQHRDHGLETGWGEPDYTNSNLAGLNNNDLIFVMSINCLTGKFNWSGECFAEAFHRHQKGALGIIAATEISYSFVNDTYVWGMFDGMWPNFMPDYGNPGPDRILPAFGNVTGKYFLQYSNWPYNTSNKMVTYYLFHHHGDAFSTVYSEMPQNLTVIHDPVIISGQTQFVVTADNYSLISLTLNGEIIGVAEGTGSPVTIPIPFITPVNTVVLTVTKQNYYRYSSNISVVPAEGAYVVADSCIVNDASGNGNGLIDYGESPLLSLRVRNVGVSDASNVTVTLRSTDSFITISDSTEFYGNVSAGAQKLISNGFAITISPLVPDGHLAAFTVIASDGVNNWLSNFSLKAYAPSLELGEYNVSDPFGNNNNALDPGKTADIIIEIKNEGTSGAVGVIGHLISSDPYITINTSSQAYGNISAGSSMIKSFSVTTSVNTPAGHSAEFNCSITATPGLTASGSFNLIVGQIPALVLCMDANHNSSPAIRAALDSNNVAYDYSTTFPADLSLYRSIFVCLGTYSNNYVLTSAEGQQLADFLNNGGMIYMEGGDTWYYNAPTPVHPMFNITGLSDGSGDLGTIQGQTGVMTEGMNFTYAGDNSWIDRLSNIPPAVAIFKNLTPNYICAVAYNAGTYKTIGASFEFGGLSNGVAPSNRKMLMLKIVEFFGLGIVPVELVSFSADIDQNIILLKWETATETNNKLFIIERSNDNFNFDRIGEIEGKGTTTEMQQYTFKDASISSGKGKVYYRLRQVDFDGTENLSDVIEVDYSMIPKVFSLSQNYPNPFNPTTTIKFDIPKEVKVTLKMYDMLGAEVATLVDEVMKPGYYKYEWNASQFASGVYFYRISAGNFISSKKLILLR
- a CDS encoding M48 family metallopeptidase, producing MDRQKINLGEISIDVFFKDIKNIHLSVHPPSGRVRMSSPHRIKLDTLRIFAISKLSWIKKQQQRMKNQERETQREFITRESHYYLGKRYLLKVIEHNYPPKVEIKHDTIELYIKPDTPGEKRQEILNDWYRERLKELIPAYIENWEKVMNVKVDEWAIKRMKTRWGTCNTNVKRIWINLELAKKPIHCLEYIIVHEMVHLLERKHNYKFKAYMNQFLPQWKQQRQELNKIPISHTDWSY
- a CDS encoding T9SS type A sorting domain-containing protein; translated protein: MIQNFQSQIVYEGDTLQYIDNLPDFVFEMIYDNYQYVDSVLYADSVAEAYAGNHNSTTYYNKFWEIAKGFTIGLFQRASYKLTCIIYTEWINAGSSTGTSEENNNLITGFNLYQNYPNPFNPSTKIKFTIPNSPLSFGEGQGVRLVVYDILGNEIATLVNEIKQAGSYEIELNTASLPSRSGSVLTSGIYFYTIQIGNYTETKKMVMLR
- a CDS encoding HsdR family type I site-specific deoxyribonuclease, which translates into the protein MSEVGQRERETQNRIVKLFKDKLGYTYLGNWEERENNSNIEEELLTSYLKRKNVNDTLINKTLDKLRITANNYNESLYTNNKNIYSLLRYGVQDKTEAGEKKETVELIDWKHPEKNDFAIAEEVTVLGNREKRPDIVIYVNGIALAVLELKRSTISIGEGIRQSIVNQKKEFIEQFFSTVQFIFAGNDTEGLRYGTIGTPEKYYLNWNENEEDSSQLLLDKYLTILCDKKRFLELIYDYVLFDAGIKKLPRHHQFFGVKEAQSFCSRHEGGIIWHTQGSGKSLVMVWLSKWLLENNPQARVVIITDRDELDKQIERVYNDAGEKIVRTRSGRELMEKLGNPLPRMFCSLVHKFGKKDVDNFDQFIKELQEAPSKTYGDIFVFVDECHRTQSGKLHKTMKAIMKNATFIGFTGTPLLKQDKQTSLEVFGRYIHTYKFNEAVEDGVVLDLVYEARDIDQKISSPQKIDAWFEAKTKGLNDYQKSELKKKWGTMQKVLSSASRLDMIVKDIIYDFNTKPRLNSDRGNAILVSSSIYEASRYFELFQKTELRNKCAIITSYNPSTKDIVTEDTGANTDTEKEFIYNTYINLLNGKNTETYEDEAKKKFIKEPSNMRLLVVVDKLLTGFDAPPCTYLYIDKSMQDHGLFQAICRVNRLDGEDKQFGYVVDYKDLFKRVENAVAVYTADLDYDEFEKEDVDIMLKTRLEKGKERLDNAIEELNLLCEPVEPPRGTFEYIRFFCGNPENKDDLKATEVRRIALYKNVASLIRAYANIADEIDQAGYTPKELDELKETLNFYLKLREEIKRASGEVIDLKTYEADMRFLIDNYIQAEESKTISPFGDQTLLDIIVNSGIADAINNLPKGIRENRQAIQETIENNVRQKIIKEYLIDPAYFEEMSKLLDEIVYERRIGAIEYEKYLKKIAALAKRVNDRKSVDLPIGITTNAHIALYNNLSKDQDLALKIDEAVRYTKKADFRGNPQKENEIKAAIYKIMKSKDEVERIFLIIKQQSDY